A genomic window from Exiguobacterium acetylicum DSM 20416 includes:
- a CDS encoding pentapeptide repeat-containing protein, giving the protein MEPTFQIDCTKCFGLCCTALAFSKSSDFGHDKSEATPCRNLDTDYSCRIHDRLRDSGYKGCTVYDCFGAGQHLSQQTFQGDDAPKRRQAIYAAFPKMVHLFEMMWYITDGKRDVTRDIHDQLDETLAALTRYAALPADQFERLDVIPVRHTIRPLLEMVASRVQAQYSGRRDQTPRDWVGKQLPGRDFSGASVQNQWLLATNLSNTRLRGVNFLGADLRDCNVKGADLTDALFLTQAQINSAIGNAATQLPNRLLRPSHWR; this is encoded by the coding sequence ATGGAACCCACGTTCCAAATTGATTGTACGAAGTGTTTTGGTTTATGTTGTACAGCACTCGCTTTTTCGAAATCCAGTGATTTTGGTCATGACAAATCGGAAGCAACACCGTGTCGTAATCTTGATACGGACTACAGCTGTCGGATCCATGACCGGTTACGTGACAGCGGCTACAAAGGCTGTACCGTCTATGATTGTTTTGGTGCTGGACAGCATCTGTCACAGCAGACGTTTCAAGGCGATGATGCGCCCAAGCGACGCCAAGCGATCTATGCTGCTTTCCCGAAGATGGTCCATTTATTTGAGATGATGTGGTACATAACCGACGGGAAACGCGATGTCACGCGTGACATCCACGATCAACTCGATGAGACACTTGCCGCACTGACCCGGTACGCGGCATTACCAGCCGATCAATTTGAACGACTTGATGTGATACCTGTTCGTCATACCATCCGACCACTCCTTGAGATGGTCGCCTCACGTGTTCAAGCTCAGTATAGCGGAAGACGCGACCAGACACCACGTGACTGGGTCGGAAAACAGTTACCCGGGCGTGATTTTTCAGGTGCCAGTGTTCAGAATCAGTGGTTGCTCGCGACGAACTTGTCAAATACCCGCTTGCGCGGGGTAAACTTTCTCGGGGCTGATTTGCGAGACTGTAACGTCAAAGGCGCGGATTTGACGGATGCGCTCTTTTTGACACAAGCACAAATTAATTCAGCGATCGGCAATGCGGCGACACAGTTACCGAATCGTTTACTTCGTCCATCCCATTGGCGTTAA
- a CDS encoding nucleotidyltransferase domain-containing protein, translating into MKTKWTRMEWCDWIMPLVASRYPNHCAVLLAGSHTRGQATAQSDVDVIIFEASRGQAYRESFIHDGVPVEAFVHSFETIAHFFESDRERGRPSLQRMIADSWTIEDHPRLASIRQEAAHQLTDGPVAWTNSEQDRARYFLSDLLDDFESVTNRAEGLAIASRLYEQSIEFVLRANRYYIGQGKWAIRALAEFDEDYASRHTMAFELYYQSDDQREVVALIDAYLAPFGGRYFDGFTLGKR; encoded by the coding sequence TTGAAGACTAAGTGGACACGCATGGAGTGGTGCGACTGGATCATGCCGCTCGTTGCGTCACGTTACCCGAATCACTGTGCTGTTTTACTTGCCGGCAGCCATACGCGAGGGCAAGCGACCGCACAATCAGATGTCGATGTGATCATTTTTGAAGCAAGTCGAGGTCAGGCGTACCGGGAGTCGTTCATCCATGACGGTGTCCCGGTCGAAGCATTCGTCCATTCCTTTGAGACGATTGCACATTTTTTCGAGAGTGACCGGGAACGTGGTCGCCCGTCCCTGCAACGAATGATTGCTGACAGCTGGACGATCGAGGATCATCCGCGTCTTGCATCTATCCGTCAGGAAGCGGCTCACCAATTAACGGACGGACCTGTTGCGTGGACGAATTCGGAACAAGACCGCGCACGTTATTTTTTAAGTGATTTGCTCGACGATTTCGAAAGTGTGACGAACCGCGCAGAAGGTCTAGCGATTGCGTCACGTTTATATGAACAGAGTATCGAGTTTGTTCTTCGTGCCAATCGTTACTACATCGGACAAGGGAAGTGGGCGATTCGCGCTCTTGCAGAGTTTGACGAAGACTATGCCAGCCGACATACAATGGCATTCGAGTTGTATTATCAATCGGATGACCAACGAGAAGTCGTCGCGTTAATCGATGCTTATCTCGCACCATTCGGCGGGCGTTATTTTGATGGCTTTACGCTCGGTAAACGATGA
- a CDS encoding antibiotic biosynthesis monooxygenase, with amino-acid sequence MWIVMNQLHVVKGAADQVAARFKTTKGIERMEGFHRMQVLVDISQEEEDIVTIMTTWSNQAAFHAWQESQAYKGVHHKRDNGTSEVKPLVTSNTVTQYAIVADHSAVVE; translated from the coding sequence ATGTGGATCGTCATGAACCAGTTACACGTCGTCAAAGGTGCAGCAGATCAAGTCGCAGCGCGTTTTAAGACGACGAAAGGAATTGAACGGATGGAAGGGTTTCACCGGATGCAAGTCCTCGTCGATATCAGTCAGGAAGAAGAAGACATCGTCACGATCATGACGACATGGTCGAATCAAGCAGCATTCCATGCATGGCAAGAGAGTCAAGCGTACAAAGGCGTGCACCATAAGCGGGATAACGGAACATCCGAAGTCAAACCGCTCGTGACGTCGAATACCGTCACGCAATATGCGATCGTCGCTGATCACAGTGCCGTCGTGGAATAA
- the nikA gene encoding nickel ABC transporter substrate-binding protein — MSTYKTASLIGSVFLGLTLAGCASSDTPQEQNHLTFVYNFATQSLDPHRDSSYVPLRAGVTETLVRLDDEQLTVEPWLAKKWSYEGKRTWRIVLQKDVTFHNGKQLDADAVKSSLERSIDENPGVKNALNIETIKTDGPDVLIQTKTTYPEFISELVNPNTAIIDTKASGVTKEPMGTGPFQVERFAPGTKVELKRFKSYWQEQAKLDSVDFVFNEDAGARTNALRAGQADIVYRPEIESVKKLKSEGLTVQATDTFRVHQLTMNVANGPMQFLEVRQAMDALINRKQLVDHVLQGYAVPARGPFLSSFPFAPDYPQQVQKTPEEWLKQAGYTKQNGRMQKNGRPLKLTLLTYAARPDLPLIAQVIQDDAKKIGVTITIKQIDVPEEYMASNRDWDIATYSNLTAPRGDAGYYLNATYHPNGGLNFSRVADPKLTKQIETLNRTLKVEDRSILAEEIARYVDERRYNSFLLHPSTLVAYDGKRVKGWKTEKSEYYMITNTLQVND; from the coding sequence ATGTCTACATATAAAACAGCGAGCCTCATTGGTAGTGTCTTCCTCGGATTGACACTTGCCGGTTGTGCCTCCTCTGATACGCCACAAGAGCAAAACCATTTGACGTTCGTCTATAACTTTGCGACACAATCACTCGATCCGCATCGGGACAGCAGTTATGTTCCGCTTCGCGCGGGGGTAACGGAGACGCTCGTCCGTCTTGATGATGAACAATTGACAGTCGAGCCGTGGCTTGCTAAGAAATGGTCCTATGAAGGAAAGCGAACGTGGCGGATCGTCTTACAGAAAGACGTGACGTTCCATAACGGGAAACAACTTGATGCTGACGCCGTTAAATCGTCTCTCGAACGCTCGATCGACGAAAATCCAGGTGTCAAGAATGCTTTGAACATCGAAACGATCAAAACGGATGGACCAGATGTGCTCATCCAAACGAAGACGACGTATCCGGAGTTCATCTCGGAACTCGTTAATCCAAACACAGCGATCATCGACACGAAGGCGAGCGGGGTGACGAAAGAACCGATGGGAACAGGTCCGTTCCAAGTCGAGCGGTTCGCTCCGGGAACAAAAGTCGAGTTAAAACGTTTTAAGTCCTATTGGCAAGAACAAGCGAAACTTGATTCCGTTGATTTTGTTTTCAACGAAGACGCTGGCGCACGGACGAACGCTTTGCGTGCCGGACAGGCAGACATCGTCTATCGTCCGGAAATCGAGAGTGTCAAGAAATTGAAGTCTGAAGGTTTGACAGTCCAAGCGACGGATACGTTCCGTGTCCATCAATTGACGATGAATGTCGCGAACGGTCCGATGCAATTTCTTGAAGTCCGACAGGCAATGGATGCTTTGATCAATCGAAAGCAACTCGTTGATCACGTCCTCCAAGGATATGCGGTGCCAGCGCGTGGTCCATTCCTCTCGTCATTCCCATTTGCTCCGGACTACCCGCAACAAGTGCAGAAGACGCCTGAGGAATGGCTCAAACAAGCCGGTTATACAAAACAAAACGGACGGATGCAAAAGAACGGTCGTCCTTTAAAACTGACTTTATTGACGTATGCGGCTCGACCAGACCTGCCGTTGATTGCCCAAGTCATTCAAGATGACGCGAAAAAGATTGGTGTGACAATCACGATTAAACAGATCGATGTCCCAGAAGAATACATGGCGAGTAACCGGGACTGGGATATCGCGACGTACAGCAATCTGACAGCTCCGCGTGGGGATGCTGGTTATTATTTAAACGCGACCTATCATCCGAACGGGGGACTGAACTTCAGTCGTGTCGCGGATCCGAAGTTGACGAAACAGATCGAGACGTTGAACCGGACGTTAAAGGTCGAGGATCGATCGATTCTTGCTGAAGAGATTGCCCGTTACGTTGATGAACGCCGCTATAATAGTTTTCTCCTCCATCCATCGACTCTCGTTGCCTACGACGGCAAACGCGTTAAAGGATGGAAAACAGAAAAAAGTGAGTACTATATGATCACGAATACGCTGCAGGTGAACGATTGA
- a CDS encoding ABC transporter permease, producing MRSIVKRLLSLSLFTLLITFGCFVLLRLLPGDPVLTLLNIDELSATPEQIEAARRELGYDQPLLVQYIRWLQDILTLRLGNSLQTGRPVIEMLLESYLVTAELALGGLTIALLIALPLGIGSALTTRRSIVRLAHLVSMSGAAVPGFWIGLLLVDLFAVRLGWLPVMGREGMTSLVLPALSLGFPLASVYIPLIRLNLRRELSQPYIELARMRGISERTILWRYALRGSLPPVLSVFGLTLGSLAGGVVVLEVLFAYPGVGKLMVDAILQRDYPLIQGYILLTTGIILVLHQGIRSLNRALRPDWQKGIHT from the coding sequence ATGCGTTCCATCGTCAAACGACTGCTGTCGCTGAGTCTATTCACTTTACTCATCACGTTCGGTTGTTTTGTCTTGCTGCGGTTACTGCCGGGTGATCCGGTCTTGACGTTATTGAATATCGATGAATTATCAGCAACGCCCGAACAAATCGAAGCCGCGCGCCGTGAATTAGGATACGATCAGCCGTTGCTCGTTCAATACATTCGTTGGCTGCAAGACATACTCACCTTGCGTCTCGGAAACTCGTTGCAAACGGGGCGACCGGTCATCGAGATGTTGTTAGAGAGTTATCTTGTGACGGCGGAGCTGGCACTTGGTGGTCTTACGATCGCCTTATTGATCGCCTTACCCCTTGGAATCGGTAGCGCCTTGACGACGCGCCGAAGTATCGTTCGTCTTGCGCACCTTGTCAGCATGAGTGGAGCGGCCGTGCCTGGTTTTTGGATCGGTCTGTTGCTCGTCGACCTGTTTGCCGTCCGTCTCGGATGGTTACCTGTAATGGGAAGGGAGGGGATGACGTCACTCGTCCTCCCAGCTCTATCACTCGGCTTTCCACTTGCGAGCGTCTATATTCCATTGATTCGACTGAATCTACGCCGTGAACTGAGCCAACCGTACATCGAGTTGGCACGGATGCGTGGCATATCCGAGCGGACGATCCTTTGGCGTTATGCGTTACGCGGCAGTTTGCCGCCGGTTCTGTCCGTTTTCGGTCTGACGCTCGGCAGTCTTGCCGGAGGTGTCGTCGTCCTCGAAGTCCTGTTCGCGTATCCAGGTGTCGGAAAGTTAATGGTCGATGCGATTTTGCAACGTGATTACCCACTGATTCAAGGGTACATCTTGCTGACGACAGGCATCATTCTTGTCTTGCATCAAGGTATCCGGTCGTTAAACCGGGCGTTACGACCAGATTGGCAGAAGGGAATACACACATGA
- a CDS encoding ABC transporter permease, whose translation MKKTWLIFGGCLLLFISYTVYVSPFDTNVAKRLEPASFEHWLGTDGLGRDFAARLFLAGLISLGFSLLTVLLTACVGTCLGCLAGFYDGRLKRVIHRLEDGLVIFPDTVLALVIAGLLGASPRSLIFAILLIKWISYARLSETLVTETMQKPYVSMARINGLTDRMILRRHILPPIIRQVVVLMSLDVGKVILFLSAFSYIGLGVQAPLPEWGAMLNEGRPYFSSAPRLMLLPGACIVLTVVMTMGWTRWMKKKGGQVNDSDSELTRSGETRPSA comes from the coding sequence ATGAAAAAAACATGGCTCATTTTCGGAGGATGTCTCCTACTATTTATTTCATATACCGTATATGTTAGTCCATTTGATACAAACGTAGCAAAGAGACTTGAGCCTGCTTCATTCGAACATTGGCTCGGAACAGACGGTTTAGGACGAGATTTCGCAGCTCGTCTTTTTTTAGCTGGTTTGATATCCTTAGGTTTCAGCCTGCTTACGGTGTTGCTCACGGCATGCGTCGGTACCTGCCTTGGCTGTCTAGCCGGTTTTTATGATGGACGTCTCAAGCGGGTGATTCATCGATTAGAAGATGGTCTCGTGATTTTCCCGGACACTGTTCTAGCACTCGTCATCGCCGGACTATTGGGTGCCAGTCCTCGAAGTTTAATCTTTGCGATTCTGCTCATTAAATGGATTTCCTACGCGCGATTAAGTGAAACACTCGTGACCGAGACGATGCAAAAGCCATACGTCAGCATGGCACGCATCAATGGGTTAACAGACAGGATGATCTTACGACGCCACATCCTTCCGCCTATCATCCGGCAAGTCGTCGTCTTAATGAGTTTGGATGTCGGCAAAGTCATCTTATTCTTATCAGCGTTCTCTTATATTGGACTTGGTGTCCAAGCACCACTGCCAGAGTGGGGAGCGATGTTGAATGAAGGACGTCCCTATTTCAGTTCCGCACCCCGGCTCATGCTTTTGCCAGGTGCGTGCATCGTCTTGACCGTCGTTATGACGATGGGATGGACACGGTGGATGAAGAAAAAAGGAGGACAAGTAAATGATTCAGATTCGGAACTTACACGTTCGGGCGAAACACGTCCTTCTGCATGA
- a CDS encoding TetR/AcrR family transcriptional regulator, whose amino-acid sequence MPKQVNHEERKRLIAEATWRTISQVGIEQASVRTIAKEAGLSLGALRYYFTTQDELLRFSMDLVQERVQARITTIFEKGGTPEETLCDVLLEVLPYAPEHQLEMQVWFQFMMSAYSSQATENPDDIYHMVQVLLTQIPDGTLRAGLDIALESERLAALVDGLAFHALFRPERLPKERLRHVLVHHLNALFVRPLAIDDK is encoded by the coding sequence ATGCCAAAACAAGTCAATCACGAAGAACGCAAACGCCTCATCGCCGAAGCGACGTGGCGCACGATTTCTCAAGTCGGTATTGAACAAGCCAGTGTCCGGACGATCGCCAAGGAAGCGGGACTCTCACTGGGTGCCTTGCGATATTACTTCACGACCCAGGACGAGTTGCTCCGCTTCTCGATGGACCTCGTCCAAGAACGGGTCCAAGCACGCATCACAACCATTTTCGAGAAAGGAGGAACCCCGGAAGAAACGTTATGTGACGTCTTACTTGAGGTCTTACCTTATGCACCCGAGCATCAGCTCGAGATGCAGGTCTGGTTTCAATTCATGATGTCCGCGTATTCATCGCAAGCGACGGAAAATCCGGACGATATCTACCATATGGTTCAAGTACTGTTGACACAGATTCCGGACGGTACACTCCGCGCGGGCTTAGACATTGCGCTTGAGAGTGAACGGCTCGCAGCACTCGTTGACGGGTTAGCCTTTCATGCTCTGTTTCGACCGGAACGATTACCAAAAGAACGCCTGCGTCATGTCCTCGTCCATCACTTGAACGCCCTCTTCGTCCGTCCTTTAGCGATCGACGACAAATAA
- a CDS encoding GNAT family N-acetyltransferase, whose protein sequence is MLQFQLKENEDGQDWLQQQVRQYNVEHSPFHATKRSEGTQAVTLLATRDDQSIGGISGEMYWGWLHIEWFFVVEEERVSGLGTQLLRQLEEWARAAGVQRIRVETFSFQALPFYERQGFVEVGRIDDYPPGMSYHLLVKQVD, encoded by the coding sequence ATGCTGCAATTTCAACTTAAGGAAAATGAGGACGGACAGGACTGGCTTCAACAACAAGTGCGTCAATACAATGTCGAGCATTCACCATTTCATGCGACGAAACGCTCCGAGGGAACACAAGCCGTCACATTACTTGCGACGCGTGACGATCAATCGATCGGCGGCATCTCAGGAGAAATGTACTGGGGCTGGTTACATATTGAATGGTTCTTCGTCGTCGAGGAGGAACGGGTAAGTGGGCTCGGTACTCAGTTACTCCGTCAACTGGAGGAATGGGCACGAGCAGCGGGTGTTCAGCGAATCCGCGTCGAGACGTTCTCGTTTCAAGCGCTTCCGTTTTATGAGCGACAGGGATTCGTCGAAGTCGGACGAATCGATGACTATCCACCAGGGATGAGCTACCATCTGCTCGTCAAACAGGTTGACTGA
- a CDS encoding MATE family efflux transporter has translation MVNAQPTHKTYWLLAYPLILSSIATPLLGVTDTVVIGQSGDPRAIGGIAVGAVFFNTIYWLFGFLKVSTTGFSAQASGANDVHALRTSLYRPLFLAACIGLLILLFRQPLEQIGLYLLAPPADLLDAVKTYISYRMIGAPFVLMGYALLGWLIGTGQVKHALFVQLFSTGVNVVLDIGFVYGLNAGVAGIAVATVIAEISIVVCALYLIRGHLSMTHDEWRALTAWQAYRQFFQVNRDLFIRTIFLLLVTGWFTRAGGQFGPDILAANAILLQIQYLISYWFGGLGHASTVLVGRARGHQDQAGYRTSVRLARTFGFYSVVFWSLVLLFLETPLLQLFTSEEAILNAADDYYFWIIILPLLAGWVMIYEGIFAGRVEATPVRNSMIQAGIGFAVVLLLTPTFGNQGVWAAFLTFFLIRSLSLILVEARR, from the coding sequence ATGGTGAACGCACAACCGACCCACAAAACGTACTGGTTACTCGCTTATCCGCTGATTCTCTCAAGTATTGCGACACCCTTACTTGGTGTAACCGATACCGTCGTCATCGGTCAATCCGGTGATCCGAGGGCGATCGGAGGCATCGCTGTCGGAGCCGTCTTCTTCAATACGATTTACTGGTTGTTTGGTTTCTTAAAAGTGAGTACGACAGGATTCAGCGCCCAAGCAAGTGGGGCGAATGACGTGCACGCCTTACGGACGTCACTTTACCGACCGCTGTTTTTAGCAGCTTGTATCGGTCTGCTCATCCTGTTGTTCCGACAGCCGCTCGAGCAAATCGGACTGTACTTACTTGCACCACCCGCTGACTTGCTAGATGCGGTCAAGACGTATATTTCATACCGGATGATTGGCGCACCGTTCGTGTTGATGGGTTATGCGTTACTCGGCTGGTTGATTGGTACCGGTCAGGTCAAGCACGCCTTGTTCGTCCAATTGTTTAGTACAGGAGTCAATGTCGTTCTCGATATCGGATTCGTCTACGGATTGAATGCCGGTGTTGCTGGAATTGCGGTTGCGACCGTCATCGCGGAGATCAGCATCGTCGTCTGTGCTCTGTACCTGATCCGTGGTCATTTATCGATGACGCATGATGAATGGCGTGCCTTGACGGCATGGCAAGCGTACCGTCAATTCTTTCAAGTCAATCGTGACTTGTTCATTCGCACGATTTTCCTTCTACTCGTCACCGGCTGGTTCACACGTGCTGGTGGACAATTCGGACCGGATATCCTCGCAGCCAACGCGATTCTGCTACAAATCCAGTATCTGATTTCTTACTGGTTCGGTGGACTCGGTCATGCGTCAACGGTTCTCGTCGGTCGGGCGAGAGGGCATCAAGATCAGGCAGGATACCGGACGAGTGTCCGTTTGGCACGGACGTTTGGATTCTACTCGGTCGTCTTCTGGTCACTGGTGCTCCTCTTCCTTGAGACACCGCTCCTTCAGTTGTTCACTTCAGAAGAGGCAATCCTAAATGCGGCGGACGATTATTACTTCTGGATCATCATCCTACCGCTCCTTGCCGGTTGGGTGATGATCTACGAAGGCATCTTTGCCGGGCGGGTTGAAGCAACACCGGTCCGGAACTCAATGATTCAAGCAGGAATTGGTTTTGCGGTCGTCCTCCTGTTGACACCGACTTTTGGAAATCAGGGCGTCTGGGCAGCGTTTTTGACCTTCTTCTTGATTCGCTCCTTATCGTTGATTCTCGTAGAAGCAAGACGATGA
- a CDS encoding ATP-binding cassette domain-containing protein has product MIQIRNLHVRAKHVLLHDMNLSLPAHRFICLVGASGSGKTLLLKRLLDRLPDGMSSSGEVISDEPLRRGLDIGYIPQQYTDAFLPFLTMRQMLRDTYRAHGRKMDHPYIDDVLRTLELDPTWLDRYPGELSGGQLQRFAILFAVTLKPRLILADELTTALDPVLTRRLLDWLTEYQHQYGATILFVTHELGPALHYGEQLVLMQDGRIVETGTPQMIEQSRHPFTMSLMQAHRTSLEERKSSCHQSYP; this is encoded by the coding sequence ATGATTCAGATTCGGAACTTACACGTTCGGGCGAAACACGTCCTTCTGCATGACATGAATCTATCGTTACCAGCTCATCGATTCATCTGTCTCGTCGGAGCGAGCGGGAGCGGTAAGACGCTCTTGCTTAAACGATTACTGGATCGATTGCCGGACGGGATGTCGTCGAGCGGAGAAGTCATCTCGGACGAACCTCTTCGGCGTGGTCTCGATATTGGTTACATACCACAGCAGTATACCGATGCGTTTCTTCCGTTTTTGACGATGCGTCAGATGTTACGGGATACATATCGCGCACATGGACGAAAGATGGATCATCCTTACATCGATGACGTCTTGCGAACGCTTGAGTTGGACCCGACCTGGTTGGACCGATATCCAGGAGAGTTGAGCGGTGGGCAATTGCAACGGTTCGCGATCCTGTTTGCCGTCACCTTAAAACCACGATTGATTTTAGCGGATGAACTAACGACGGCGCTCGATCCTGTGTTGACACGTCGTTTACTCGACTGGTTGACCGAATACCAACACCAGTACGGGGCAACGATTTTGTTCGTCACCCACGAATTAGGACCTGCCTTACATTATGGAGAGCAACTCGTCTTAATGCAGGATGGACGAATCGTCGAGACGGGAACACCACAGATGATCGAGCAAAGTCGTCATCCGTTCACGATGAGCTTGATGCAAGCGCATCGTACATCACTGGAAGAAAGGAAGAGTTCATGTCACCAGTCTTATCCGTAA
- a CDS encoding alpha/beta fold hydrolase: MGTFIQAVDGTKIYVEDVGSGQPVVFLHGWPANNNMFEYQKNLLVEEGYRYVGIDYRGYGKSDAPATGYDYKTMASDINEVIEQLKLSNVTLLGFSMGGGIALSYLLQYGDSKVSKLVLAGAAAPVFTQRDGYPYGMTKEEVDALIADTKQDRPSMLKGFGEIFFAKEHPEPLQQWFHGLSIAASSHGTIQSAIALRDEDLRGKLENIKVDTLIIHGKKDQVCPFEFAEEMQKEIPHARLEVFEESGHGMLLDEQEKFNETLLSYVKGNQTV, translated from the coding sequence ATGGGTACATTCATTCAAGCGGTTGATGGCACGAAGATTTACGTCGAGGACGTCGGATCGGGTCAACCAGTCGTCTTTCTACACGGCTGGCCGGCAAACAATAACATGTTCGAGTATCAAAAAAATCTGCTCGTCGAAGAAGGATACCGTTACGTCGGAATCGATTATCGCGGTTATGGTAAATCAGATGCACCGGCAACGGGATATGATTACAAGACGATGGCGTCCGATATCAATGAAGTCATCGAACAGCTGAAATTATCGAACGTCACGTTGCTTGGTTTCTCGATGGGAGGAGGAATCGCCTTGTCCTATCTCTTACAATACGGGGATTCAAAAGTCAGTAAGCTCGTTCTCGCAGGAGCTGCAGCACCTGTCTTTACACAGCGAGACGGTTATCCATACGGAATGACAAAAGAAGAAGTCGATGCGTTGATTGCCGACACGAAACAGGATCGTCCGTCGATGCTCAAAGGATTCGGGGAAATCTTCTTTGCGAAGGAACATCCAGAACCACTCCAACAATGGTTCCATGGACTTAGTATCGCCGCTTCGTCCCACGGTACGATTCAGTCAGCAATCGCCTTACGTGACGAAGACTTACGTGGAAAACTCGAGAACATCAAAGTCGATACGTTGATCATCCACGGTAAAAAAGACCAAGTTTGTCCGTTCGAGTTCGCGGAAGAAATGCAAAAGGAAATTCCACATGCACGCCTTGAAGTCTTCGAAGAGAGTGGACACGGCATGTTGCTTGATGAACAAGAGAAGTTCAACGAGACATTACTGTCATACGTCAAAGGAAATCAAACCGTCTAA
- a CDS encoding recombinase family protein — protein MQYFYMRPYPDDPDCSMQQAEADKSDVTTRVIETHDSAKRRTALEQMLEALQTGDEVIVSHLYILADSTRHLIELLEHMETRGATLWSLREQIRTSERASLSFLETARHLVQLQSDVISMSTRAGLSKAKEQGKQTGRPRKPDENARRAIAMYQSKNYSLADIREQTGISKSTLYRYLESETIDATDKG, from the coding sequence ATGCAATATTTCTACATGAGACCCTATCCGGATGATCCAGACTGTTCTATGCAACAAGCGGAAGCCGACAAGAGTGATGTGACGACACGTGTCATCGAGACGCATGATTCGGCTAAACGACGGACGGCACTCGAACAGATGCTTGAGGCACTTCAGACGGGAGACGAAGTCATCGTCTCGCATCTCTACATCTTAGCAGACTCGACGCGGCACTTGATCGAGTTGCTTGAGCACATGGAGACTCGTGGTGCGACGCTGTGGTCACTCCGCGAACAGATTCGGACGAGCGAGCGTGCCTCCTTATCGTTTCTTGAAACGGCCCGCCATCTCGTTCAGCTGCAAAGTGACGTCATCAGCATGTCGACGCGTGCTGGACTCTCTAAAGCAAAAGAACAAGGAAAGCAGACCGGTCGCCCCCGGAAGCCGGATGAAAATGCCCGCCGCGCGATCGCCATGTATCAAAGTAAAAACTATTCGCTCGCTGATATCCGCGAACAGACCGGTATTAGTAAAAGTACGTTGTACCGATATCTCGAAAGCGAGACAATCGATGCAACGGATAAAGGCTGA
- a CDS encoding ABC transporter ATP-binding protein, with translation MSPVLSVTDLTYQIKSQSILSNISFHVTKKASIGIIGESGGGKTTLGRLILGLLKPTHGLISLHEKAFPSGHRNERRAIQAVFQHPLASFNPEWTVRESILEPFRRHRPILRHFPATSEENLITALALAVGVEEQLFDRVPHQLSGGQIQRAAIARAISIEPDIIVMDEPTTGLDVVSRAQIIELLERLQQTLGVSLVLISHDIDFIRRLCSETLVLRDGRAVDLIDRLESGSAYTQRFVEAGTW, from the coding sequence ATGTCACCAGTCTTATCCGTAACAGATCTTACTTATCAGATAAAGAGTCAGTCTATCTTGTCGAATATCTCATTTCACGTGACGAAAAAGGCGTCAATTGGCATCATCGGGGAGAGTGGGGGTGGCAAGACGACACTCGGACGATTGATTCTCGGTCTGCTCAAACCCACGCATGGTTTGATTTCCTTACATGAAAAGGCATTTCCGAGTGGGCACCGAAACGAGCGACGAGCTATTCAAGCCGTCTTTCAACATCCTCTCGCTTCCTTTAATCCAGAATGGACGGTGCGGGAATCGATTCTTGAACCGTTTCGTCGGCATCGTCCGATCTTGCGGCATTTCCCAGCGACGTCAGAAGAAAATCTCATTACAGCCCTCGCACTTGCTGTCGGGGTCGAGGAGCAGTTATTCGATCGAGTGCCCCATCAATTGAGTGGGGGACAAATTCAGCGTGCCGCGATCGCCCGCGCGATTTCGATCGAACCCGACATTATCGTGATGGATGAACCGACAACGGGACTTGATGTCGTCTCTCGGGCGCAGATCATCGAGCTACTGGAACGCTTGCAGCAGACACTCGGTGTCAGTCTTGTATTGATCTCGCACGATATTGATTTCATCCGGCGCCTCTGTTCGGAAACACTCGTCTTACGTGACGGTCGCGCTGTTGATTTGATTGATCGATTGGAATCAGGTAGCGCGTATACCCAACGATTCGTCGAGGCCGGAACATGGTGA